The DNA region aactttcatccattttcctgcaaacaacatttcattttactttatggctaagtaaaacactattgtgtatatataccaccttttctttatccattcatttgttgatggacatctagaaTAGTTCCATAATttattgtgaactgtgctactATAAACTACTCACCCTTTTAACATCAGTATTCCCTCAGGCTTCCAGCTTCTGCCCTTTTGCTCTTCTCACTCCTAGGAAATCTCACTATTAACTAGTATTTCAAATTAACTCCATTTTCAAGTTAATGCCTCACCTATGTCTAGAGCCTAGATGTCTTTGGAACTCTTGACCTATGTATCAGATTACCTCCATCTAGATATCTATGCCATAGACACTTAAAATATGCTTTATTAAACACTGGCAGGTAAaccagtcatggtggcacatatccataatcccagcaactcaagaggctgaggcaaaaggatggcaagttcaatgACTGCCCaggtttcaaaattaaaagggctggggatgtagttccatAGCAGAGTacttacctaacatgtgtgaagccctgggttcaatcccgagtgCTTGTGGGGGAAAAGTTCAATGGCTCCattacacataaaataatatcCAAATTACTTGGGCTGCTCTCCAAGCTttctaaaaatcttattttttatttaattatttattttttggtggtattgatcacggaacccagggcttcgtgcaATACATACCAAGAGATATGAAATAAATGATAATACTGTAATTCTCTGAGTCCAATTAAATTCCCACTGGCATTCTGTAGCCCGCTCCAGCCCACAATATAACCTCTGGTCTGTCTAGTATTTTTTCctaacttttttagttgtagatggacacaatatctattttatttatttttatgtggtgctgagaatcaaacccagttcttcacacttgctaggcaagtgctctaccactgagctacaactacaGCCTCTGTTTAGTATAGCACTTAACTATTTTGAACATTTCATGTGTGTCTTACATAGACTTAAATGTCTACTTCAGATAGAAATGACTGACAAATAGGGGCTGAGGGCACAGCTCAATAGTAGAGAGCATGgaacactgggttcaatgccccacaccacacacacacacaaataatttttttttaatatttatgttttagttgtagttggactcaatatctttattgatttattttatgtagtgctggggatcaaacccagagcctcacaggtgctaggcaagcgctctactgctgagccacaaccccagcccacaaagaattcttaaataagacttttttaacaacaaaattaaCAATGTTTACTGTTCATGCTCCCAAGTATATGATTAAGGCAGTCTTGCTGACCCTAGACTCTGTTATAGAAGGCATGAAGACACAGTGGGTTGTTTTCTTACATAGTATTCAAGTAAATCTCAAAAAAGTGAACAGTAATGGCATCTGTAAAAAGAAATATACTTATTAAACAATATCTGAAACATTagtcattattaattttttggctacaaatgataaaaattgtgtactataaattttattacaatttttcttaaATGGGAGTTTATGTAAACATGCAAATAATAAGTGAAAATCAATTTTTCCTGTTTTACAATAatctgtaaaatttaaaatcaagaagTCATAtttagctgagtgcagtggtaaacacttgtaatcctagcaactcgagaggctgagccaggaatatcacaagttcaaagccaatctgggcaacttaataagaccctgtctgaaaaaaatttttttaaaaaggatgagggtatagctcagtatcagagagcccctgagttcaatccccagttcctcaCAAAGTAGTAATATTTGATTTTCACATCATTTTACAGAAGCCTCATATTATACAGACTCAAAATCTGCTGATGGTCTGAGGCGATAGCCCAgtgtggtagagcccttgcttgcatgcaggaggcactgggttcaatccccagtactgcaaaaacaaagcaaataaaaacctactaataagtaagaaaaagataataaattactATTTGTAAGAAAACAcactatgggctggggttgtggctcagtggtagagcacttgcctagcatgtgtgaggccctgggtttcatcctcagcaccacataaaaataaataaaataaaggtattttgtctatctataattaaaaaaaaaaaaaaaaaaactagaacaaggcactgcatgcctctaatcccagtgatggaggagcctgaggcaagtttgaggtcagtcttacAATTTAGCATGATCCTCAGCAtgtgagatcctgtgtcaaaataaaaacatataaaaagaacttGGGCCAAGTGTGTGGTAGCaaacaccagtaatcccagtggctcgggaggctgagataggaggattacgagttcaaagccagcttcaggaacagtgaagtgctaagcaatgcagtgagaccctgtttctaaacaaaatatttaaatttaggaCTCatagattcaattcccagtaccaaaaacaaataaaaaaccacataccaaaaagaaaaaaaaaaacttaagttcaCCTCAATCACATTCATAATACAAATTGCTTGAATTCATATTCTGGCTTTACTAATTATGAACATGAaactccctgtgcctcagtttccccaactaCAATACTGAAGTCCCAAGGTGATTGTGAGGATTTAGAGAATTAAGCTTAGAACTATGCCTGACACATCAAACATTCAGcaaatattatgttattattatatttctcaATTTGATCTCTTTAGGCCCAACTGCAATGTAGGACTTTTTcataaaaccttttaaaataaagatatgaggaaaaaaacactttataaCAAACTTAAAAGATACAAATCCCCACTTCTATAACtaacaattttttgtttgtttttctctctctatgACCTCTCAGGCCAGACAACTCAGCTGTAATAGAAACAATTTTTATGGTCATGAATAACCAGTTTCACATAGATCTCTCTATGAATGAcaagtgttttcatttcttccaaagCTCATTTTGTAAATGTCCTTCATATACTACTTTCCTACtaacttggtttctctttttaaatggttaaaatgtcCTATTAGTATAGAACACTCCAGTCAAAAAAAATTCACGTTtagcaaattatttttccttagcTTATACTGGTTACAGAAATGACTCTGAAAGAACCATATATCCTGCAACATGTTAGTTTCTAAGTCAATGGAACACTTCCTCTTGCAAAGTTTCACAATATGAAATACCAGACTCTGGACTTCATTACAATAATACCAAGTAAATAAAAGCCACAATTGAATGATGTTATCTGACCTTATTCCCAACTAATCTAGGTTATCTGGAGGAAAgagcattaaaaaatttttttttgtagttatagatggacagaatgcctttattttatttgtatatgaagctaaggatcgaacccaatgcctcatgcatgctaggcaagcgctctgccactgagctacagccctagcccagaAAGATCATTTTAACAGAGTACATTTAACTTAAATCCAAATACCAGTAAAACCACTATAAAAAGGGAAACattttaaatggaattgtttacaaaattttaaagaattacattaaaaattaaactactgATTTCACACAAACttgttaagaaaaaatattccgGCTATTTACTAACAAGTCTAGGAGATCACTAAAGGTGAAATTGTAGTAAATTATATAAGCCACCATTTCCTAAAATATTGATTCAACTTATTTAacaatgattttttcttttttttttttttagttgaagttggacacaacatctttattttaatgtggtgctaaggatccaatccagggcctcgcacgtgctaggtgaacactctaccactgagccacaccccagccctaacaATGGTCTTTTGCTCTAAATTATTGGattaatatattttgatgttttaaaagtttgaccttagtcaacaaatattttccataaagggccagatagtaaatatctTGCTTTTCCAGTCCACATACTACTATTGTCACATATGCAGTGTTCTTTTTCTTACAATCTTTAAAaccctaaaaatataaaaaacattctACAActcttataaataaaacaagCCACATCCAGATTTGTCCTTGGTCAAACTGTTTTCCCAGCCTGCCTTTACACTCTATGTTATCTTTTTGTTACTATGTCAATTACACcaatcttattttcttccttcaaataTTTGTTCAAATGTGACCTTTTCAATGAAGGTTTCTGAGAGCATGTTCTTAACCTGTTCCCCTATATGTAACATCCTATATACAGTGTTAGCTAATACactttcacttattttctttgttctccccTATCCACCATCTAAGTTccataaaagcaaatatttttatctgttttttcccACCTAAACAGTTTTTGCACCTAAACAGTTCCAGGCACATTAGCAGATTCTCAGTAAATCTATCCTCACACTTAAAACAAATACTATGGAGGAAATATTTAATCTATGTGAAATAATTTAACAAGTGAGATGTTCAAGAACAATTAAAGTTCAAGtaatcataaaacattttaaataaaaggggaaaagaaggcaTTTTCTTACTCCTACAAAGTGAGGTTAATTCTCATAGTCTAATTCTCTTGAAGCTGACCATTACTTTAGCCAACTTAATAACAAATTTCAATTATAATTCCTAAAACCCTCTACAGACCAATTCTGCCTTCTTTGATCTCATCTAGTCCAACTAGTCCGGCAACTTAAAAGTATGCAGAGCAGGGAgaaatttcttttgagttttctaCGGCTCCATTTCCcaatattccatttttataaatttctgaaTACTGTAATTTTTCCTACTTAGTCTCTGCCATTTGATTAAATAGGCAAAATGCTAGACTCTACTGAATATTATATTCCAAATACATAATGCTTAGTGATTAGTCAGATTTGAAAGTTGTAATTGCTATTGTggttttataaatacattttttacctGAAGTAAGACTTGCCTTATTATAGAGTACTTTtgtataaagtatatttaaaactttGGAATGTAGTATGCTCCATTACCATTCAGATTATGGCTGTTTCCAAGCCTATTAAAGCACAACAAACcattaaagaggaaaatatttttctatttctatcaatGACAAATTGATCCTagatatctcaaaaaaaaaaaagtcacagtacTGGATAcattaacaaatattaatgtgGGGTTTAAATCAAACAAGGTATCACATTAACACCTATAAAATCAAACTACAAAAAGTTGCTTATAGAGGGGAATGCTTACTAAATGTGCATTAAAAACCCTTTTATCCAAACAAGTTATTCATCTACAATTTTACTAAGCAGTTATATTTCTGTGCCCTTATCAGACAAGCAACTTTGATCCCTtagagaaactttaaaatacaaatcttTTGTCAAAGGTTAAGACAATTCTGAAGTCCAAGTCTTTATAAACACAattctatactttaaaaatgattataaattgaaaaaacagtaaaataaagacTGCTGTAgaatgttgatttaaaaaaaaattattctcaacTGTTCTTGTGCCCTAAGTTGTCATAAAATTAGGTTAGGTGAAACTAGAACAGGGCAAACCTCCTTAAACAACCAGCATTTACAAGGACCAAACTGATGCTCTTGTTGTTATTGACTCCCAAATTAAACCACTTTTTACCACATATCCCTGGAGAACAACAATGACCCAACACACCAACACATCCCACTTATCTAGTTCCGAGTAACATAACGTGAGAAACTGCACTGtgtaattcctttattttctgcATATTAGTGCTTTATCAACACTACAACCATGAAGAACACAATTCCAGTACTGTACTTTTTAGTTTGGGGAGATCACAGTCTACAGACTCATTTACTTATATTAGACAAGATTAACCTCATTCAAAACTTACTGCAatttataaattcacataaaTACAGAAATTGATGCAATTAAACAAAAacttgaggattttttttaaatcttaaaattctTAGATTATAGCTTTTCTGCGGGCTATAATTACCTGCTCCATTAATAACCAATGGTTACGGTTCAATTTAACTTCATCaattataaactttttaaatcCTCAAAGAAAATGTTAAGATTACAGTTTTTCCAAGAGGTTTATTTAGGGTTTCccaaatttcaaatatttgcttcccccaccccacctttttCAGACATttcaaataaactaaaaataaccacATCTCACCTGCAACATTCAATAATAGCAATCACTTgatgtataaaattttaactaTGCCCCCCAGTTATTTTAAGACACAAAAAAATGGCTGTCTACCAATCTGTCACAAGTTAGAAATACTACATTTAAGAATTAACATGAGGGTTTCAAGTTTCCTCCAGTTTAGGCATTTATACTTTTGTGCTTGTTTTGTTTCAGGATGTTACTATAGCATTGATGTTTGTATAACCCATGTTAATGTACCTTAAAATGTAATCATTTAAAACACTAAGATTTACATTTATGGTGGAGCTTTGGGAATTTTAAGAAGCAACCAAATGTTCTTAGATGTGTTTTTCAGTCTCATTTTGTAGATACTTCTACTAAAGTGAAACTGAAAACCTTATACTTTAGTTGCATCTTGAAttcaaaaatccctctgcaccagCAGGAGCCTATAACATAGCACCTTTTCTCATCTGCTTTAAGTAGAATGTTTTGAGATTTACTTGATAGTTGATTTTTTAATAGCCTTATCCTTCTCATACATCTTTGGTAAAAGCTCCATTATATAATATGGCCAAAACATGAAGGACCAATACTGTCCAACTATACCATGATATCCCGctcaatttttgttttcagacacCCTCATAAACAAAACCCACTCCACCTTTTCCTGTATACTGCCTTTGCAGTCTACATTTCTGAAATTCCCTAAGTTTAATTCCTTGAGGATCACTAAAAATTAATCCTTAAGGCTATGTAAGAACCAGATGCTGCTTCACAATTCTGAATCAAGCATTAACACTGGTTCAAAATATCACCATAGTGGTCTCAATCTAGTTACTGGTCCTAACCAGCTAATCTTTTTATGCTCTGGATATCACCAGATAGCACACTGCTTACCcttgaagaaaaataagtttaCATTCATTGtcatctgtaggttctttctctTATCCTACTTCCCCTTTAATTGTCCTCTGGCCTATacatcattcattcatccatcacaTTTCCTTCCTTAAAGGAGATGATGTACTACTGAACCAACAGGGTATCTATTTGCATGAGTTAATCCTACAATCAAGCAAAATTAAATaccttttttaataaatttttttccagtgttcTAATTAATGGAGATGTGGATCACTCATCTACAAAAAATGACTTATATTTTCAGCTTAATCAGTTGCTGTAATATGAAAACAGGAAGATGTATTTTCCCAGCTAGGTAAAAGGTGCATGTACTTTGAATTgttaaatgatttattatttaacaaagttaactttttagtaattttaaaactaCTGGTCTTAAAGAAGTTTGAAAGGTAAAAGCATATATTCCAGTTTTGCCCAAAAGTCACTTAAAATATCTACAAATATCTCATCTGTGTGTGGCATACACCATTATTGCTCCACTTTCTGGAAagagtctattttttaaataaagagggaAAACAGCAAAATTGCTGACTTTGCAGTGAAAAAAATTTGCATCCTTGACAGGTTACACTTTCATACTTTTTGTAGCATAAGTTAGTTATATTAAGAAGAACTTGGGTTTTATTCCTACTCATGCATGATGTATGTTTCAGAACTTAATAGCTGACATTTCAAAGAACTTCTTACATTACCTGTTTAACATACTGATGTGCAACTGGAACATATTACAATGATATTACTCATTATTTGCCACTGTGGGCTGTTTACCATACTGGTCTCAGATAAAAGGTCACATTTGAAATTACTAAGTTAAAGTTAGAACTAATGGGGGGGcttaaatataaaagacaaaacGGCAGTTTGATTAAGCAATAATTTTCAGTTTACTAGATGAAAACAGACTTGCAACATAGTCTGCATGAATGCAAAATAAGCCATCTACAGCAAGTGATGAGGAATtgggcaaaaaggaaaaaagcatacattggggaaaaaaaagattctctagaaataaaaaaatcaaaccattaTTATGAAGGACTTTACCAAGAACTGCTATATTTCCCCCACCCCATTTGCTGGAAGTCAACAAGAGCATCTAGCACTGTGTTCATGTCAAATGTCGGATCAGAGCATCCTAACGCAAAgcaaaaagaggggaaaaaaaaggaaaaaagaaaatccccaaaCCGCCCCCCCCAACCGTAGAACAGTAACTCCAGAGttcaaattcaaaagaaaaagtggCAATTGAAGGAGGTGAAGATGGTGGCAATAATCCTATGAATGGGTTTTTGATTTCTCTCCTTCAGGGGATGGGTGAAGAATGCTCATTAGGATTTGTAGTTAGAGGTTAACCATGTGAGCCCCTCATAGAGTCCGTCCCCTGAGGTGGCACAGGAGGGCTGCACATACCAGTTCCTGTCCCGAATCCGGGTCAGGCCCAGTTTCTCCTGGATCTCGTGGGGTTTCATGGCATCAGGCAGGTCCTGCTTGTTGGCGAAGATGAGGATTATGGCGTCCCTCATCTCCCGGTCATTGATAATGCGGTGCAGCTCCTGGCGAGCCTCGTCGATGCGGTCGCGGTCGGCGCAGTCCACTACGAAGATCAGACCCTGGGTCCCGGTGTAGTAATGCCGCCAGAGCGGCCGGATCTTGTCCTGGCCGCCCACATCCCACACGTTGAACTTGACGTTTTTGTAAGTCACGGTCTCCACGTTGAAACCCACGGTGGGAATGGTGGTCACCGACTGGCCCAGCTTCAACTTGTACAGGATTGTTGTCTTGCCCGCCGCGTCCAGGCCCAACATGAGGATCCGCATTTCCTTGTTCCCGAAGATTTTGGATAGCACCTTCCCCATCGCGTCGGAGGAGCCGGGGCCGGGGGCATTCAGGTGTCCCGGGTCCCCTCTGCCAACaacgccgccgccgccgccgcgaaACTGAAACGAAGGCTCCCCGCCGCGAGGGCGCTCGAGCGGCCTGCGTGGAAGTAGCCTCCTAGGGGCAGGGGCCGGGCCTGCGGCTCACTCGGGCATCGCCGGCCGCACAACTTGAAACCTCCAGTCGCTGCCGCCGGGGCCCAGAGTCTGCGTTGGGAGAGCCGCCGCCCTGCTGAGGCGCGGCCCGGCCCGGAACTGCCCTTCCCCCCGCAGGCGCCGCGCGAGCGCCGCCGCGGTTCCCGCTTCTCCGCCTTCTTCTCACCCAACCGCGGGAGACTGCGGCCCCCTGGCCCGCCCGCTGGTCCGCGAGCACCGGGCTCACCACCGACCCAAGCCACCCGTGAGGGAGCGCGGTTCCGGCGCTCCGTCAGGTCATTGATCCTCACAGGAACTCGGTGCAGAGcctgcagagacacagagagggaGAAATGAGTTACCGCCGGAGTTTAAGAGGGGAACAGAAGCCAAGGCGAGTCGCCTTTCCAGCTTGGCCCGGGAGGTTACCTCCAGCCGCCGCCCCAAGCGCGGGCTCCCTCcggcctccacctcctcctcccagctctgccgccgccgctgccggAAAAGGCGCCGAGAAAACCGCCTCACTTCCCCTCCCGACCACGCAGGCGCAGCAGAGGCCGACCGTTCGGACAAGAGCGACCTCTGTAAAGGGGAGTAGCCTGCGCGCCTAGCGTCAGGGGCGCCACGCGCCGGAGGGGGCGGAGCTACGGTGGCTCGAAAGGCTCGCTGGTGCGGCCCTCGTGGAACAGCGCGTGTAGGACTCAACGGCCCGGCCCGCGCCCACCTGTCGCTCGTCTAGAGTGTCCTTTCCTGACTGATTTTTCTCCGGGCTCCCCGATTCGACCCGGACCACAGTTGTAAATCCATTAGGTTGGGGGTCTACAGTGTGAGCGCGCAGCCGAGCTACTTCCAGACCTGATCCCAGACCTCTGTGCCTGCCAGAAGCTGCGCCTGTTCCCTCCTAGTCGCCCCAGACTTCGCGCGCAGTCTCCCCAGCGAAGCCCTGTTCgctgttttttccttttcccctaaCCCCTTCTTGGTTTCCTTCCCTGAGTTCTGTGTGTTTCCTGTAAGACACGTGGGAGACCAGTGTTCCGTGTGGAATCTGCGAAAGCAGCAGCGCTTTTACTGGGCTGGGGTTTGCCTTGAAGCTTCACTTCAGTGATCTTACGTAGTGTCTCGTTAGAACGAACTCACGTTTCTTAAAAATTAGGGTATTTTCAAGAGTTCCCTTGATACAGTACCTTACTGTTTTCAAATTCGAAAAAACGCGAGTACTCTTCATAAATATCACCTTCCCTTGGTGTGGTCAGTAGTAGCTTCTCACACACCGGCTCATTCTTAAGCCTTAACAGTATTGTTACAAGATTTAGAATCAGAATGACTACTTCTACAGCCTGGATCGCCTGTGTAAACTGACTTTGGTTGCTCCACTTGAGGATTAACTAATAAAATGTATGTGGAAGACTTTAGGAAAACTTTTTATATCAAGTGGTAGTGATAAAGTTAAAATAAGGTGAAAGTTAAATATCAAGAGgagaaaaaacaggaaataaggtggttttttttaaggaagatttttttttaacagcataTGATAGTGTTCTTATTTCACaatttaagaaaattcaataataGTAGATAATGTTAAATGGTAGATAGGTTAGCCTTGTAAACTTCACCTTGAAATAaacttattaaatttattattaatactCTAATTACGACCTAATTTCCTTTCCATCGGCGCTTAAATGCACTGttatcaaactgaaaaaaaaaatggttgggatTTAGAAGATTAAAATTTAGGTGTTactcctttattttctaaatgtgaatccatattttttcatctttgtacACTTCCTTTTCTTGACTGTAAAATCAGATGAAGAATATTATCACCATGAAAGTAGTCACCATTTATTTTAAGTCTTATGGCAAATACTGAACTAAATTGTTTgaagtatttttaatctttacagCAACCATATGAAGTAGCTTCAAGTATTAACATTTacaacatgagaaaactgagggtTAGCCAGTAATCTGAAGGTCATGGAACTGGGATTAAATCTATGACCTGTCCTCTTAACCTCAAAATTATGCTGCCTCCCATTTGCCTCACAGTTGTTTTGAGGCTCATTACCAGTATTTCCTAAAATGCTTTATAACTATAAAGTATCATtagcaattattattatatttgggGGAAGTTTTTTGGATAAATGACGATAATAGATAAAAGGTTAATCAACAAGTTTTTCATATGTGGCATATCTTAGTGGCTATCTAAAATGGCTCTTCACATAATATATTAACATGCTATTTTAAATACTAATCATAACACAAAACCAAttataatgaacagaaaatggagtgaaaattttaaaatttgtgtataAAATCATACcagtaaaagaaaagtaaattttaataaaatcaaaacatctaAAAAAGGAACACTTAATTACTAAATAATACCAcaaatgaagcattttttttattccttcttgaaacaatgatttttttttttttaaagtaagtttcatgactggaaatatagcttagttggtagagtgcttgcctctcatgcacaggccctgggttcaatccctggccccACACATATGCAAAAAAAGTAAGGGCTatggatatggttcagtggtagagcaattgcctaacATGCAATTACCTAgcatgccctgggtttgatccctagtaccatagaagaaaattaaaataaatttcaaatttaaaaatatttccattcaaTGAAATATCTTACTGATAAACTAGAATTGTGAAACAAAACTTACATTTCTCAGTTGGCACtctatttcactgatttttttttaacaggaaaGTTCTA from Ictidomys tridecemlineatus isolate mIctTri1 chromosome 5, mIctTri1.hap1, whole genome shotgun sequence includes:
- the Arf6 gene encoding ADP-ribosylation factor 6, with amino-acid sequence MGKVLSKIFGNKEMRILMLGLDAAGKTTILYKLKLGQSVTTIPTVGFNVETVTYKNVKFNVWDVGGQDKIRPLWRHYYTGTQGLIFVVDCADRDRIDEARQELHRIINDREMRDAIILIFANKQDLPDAMKPHEIQEKLGLTRIRDRNWYVQPSCATSGDGLYEGLTWLTSNYKS